The Trueperaceae bacterium genome has a segment encoding these proteins:
- a CDS encoding ABC transporter substrate-binding protein: MKVRGTPHRWLIALLLSATAAFGAAQEADTSAVLNLATNADPTLNPWAPGAVIESNLINTILFEQLTRYSPEDLTPSPMLATSWHAEDDGLAWVFELREGVVWSDGDPFDAADVEFTFNDVVLNPDLGAQSASQFSSIDRVEVIDDHTVRFVLKEPFSALPYYLASFAGILPVHVLGEAENPLQVAEFNKGIPVTTGPYKVAEFVPGSYVRLVPNELYWAGQPKLAGMVFRIIPDLNTQVAEAMAGQLDIVTRLSPQNVQGIESTGALEVLRQSQNLFFFVAPNFDDERLADPRVRQAMVMAIDREAMIQAILSGYGEVASGPVAPMLGALFNGDVQKYPFDPEAAAALLDEAGWTLGPDGVRQKDGERLSFYMPTGQFGDLVPATLLVQQYWQDVGIEVDVQVMEWNAYIQDVVLGRNYDLTLAWWSMPPTADVAPYFACSAAHTGNNIPNYCNEDLDAIMDEGRAALTLEQQIDAYARMQELLAEELPYLYLWWPDILTAKSVRLQGFPEINANAAFQWSFDWYVAAQ; the protein is encoded by the coding sequence ATGAAGGTCCGAGGAACCCCCCACCGCTGGCTGATCGCCCTGCTCCTGTCGGCGACCGCCGCGTTCGGCGCCGCCCAGGAAGCGGACACGTCCGCGGTCCTCAACCTGGCGACGAACGCCGACCCCACTCTGAACCCGTGGGCTCCAGGCGCGGTCATCGAGTCGAACCTGATCAACACGATCCTCTTCGAGCAGCTCACCCGCTACTCGCCCGAGGACCTCACGCCCTCCCCCATGCTGGCCACGAGCTGGCACGCCGAGGACGACGGCCTCGCCTGGGTCTTCGAGCTCCGCGAGGGCGTCGTGTGGTCCGACGGCGACCCGTTCGACGCCGCCGACGTCGAATTCACCTTCAACGACGTCGTGCTGAACCCCGACCTGGGCGCGCAGAGCGCGTCGCAGTTCTCGTCGATCGACCGCGTCGAGGTGATCGACGACCACACCGTGCGCTTCGTCCTCAAGGAGCCCTTCTCGGCTCTGCCCTACTACCTGGCGTCGTTCGCCGGCATCCTCCCCGTGCACGTGCTCGGCGAGGCCGAGAACCCGCTGCAGGTCGCCGAGTTCAACAAGGGCATCCCCGTAACCACGGGGCCGTACAAGGTGGCCGAGTTCGTGCCCGGCTCGTACGTGCGCCTCGTGCCCAACGAGCTCTACTGGGCCGGTCAGCCGAAGCTCGCCGGCATGGTGTTCCGGATCATCCCCGACCTGAACACGCAGGTCGCCGAGGCGATGGCGGGCCAGCTCGACATCGTCACGCGCCTCAGCCCGCAGAACGTCCAGGGCATCGAGTCGACGGGCGCCCTCGAGGTGCTGAGGCAGTCGCAGAACCTCTTCTTCTTCGTCGCGCCGAACTTCGACGACGAGCGGCTCGCCGACCCGCGCGTCCGCCAGGCGATGGTCATGGCCATCGACCGCGAGGCGATGATCCAGGCGATCCTCTCCGGCTACGGCGAGGTCGCCAGCGGGCCCGTCGCCCCCATGCTCGGCGCGCTGTTCAACGGCGACGTCCAGAAGTACCCGTTCGACCCCGAGGCCGCCGCCGCGCTCCTCGACGAGGCCGGCTGGACCCTCGGCCCCGACGGCGTGCGCCAGAAGGACGGCGAGCGCCTCTCGTTCTACATGCCCACGGGGCAGTTCGGCGACCTGGTGCCGGCCACGCTGCTCGTGCAGCAGTACTGGCAGGACGTCGGCATCGAGGTCGACGTCCAGGTCATGGAGTGGAACGCCTACATCCAGGACGTCGTCCTCGGCCGCAACTACGACCTGACGCTGGCCTGGTGGAGCATGCCGCCCACCGCCGACGTCGCGCCCTACTTCGCCTGCTCGGCGGCGCACACGGGCAACAACATCCCCAACTACTGCAACGAGGACCTCGACGCGATCATGGACGAGGGCCGCGCCGCCCTCACCCTCGAGCAGCAGATCGACGCCTACGCGCGCATGCAGGAGCTGCTGGCCGAGGAGCTGCCCTACCTCTACCTGTGGTGGCCGGACATCCTCACGGCGAAGAGCGTGCGCCTGCAGGGCTTCCCCGAGATCAACGCCAACGCGGCGTTCCAGTGGTCGTTCGACTGGTACGTGGCGGCGCAGTAG
- a CDS encoding IclR family transcriptional regulator, which yields MREAIAIRERADVPEAREGGPYVISSALRTLQVLRAFAEPPYRLGLTEVMARLGLERNQAYRSLKTLEAAGFLAATDDARFTLGPAAAELQFAATRSAGASLTEVAAPLMDRLSEETGETVHLFMRAGDRALCVDKRDSTQSVRLVSVLGRSFPLHAGAVPKAMLAHLPEREREAVLDRLGELPRYTDKTIVDRGRLEAVLARVRAQGYAVSDEDFDSAARGVGAAVFGEDGEVVGGISVGGPSYRVGDEALARFARLVRAAAEEISRRLALAGKL from the coding sequence ATGCGAGAAGCGATCGCCATCCGAGAACGCGCCGACGTACCCGAGGCTCGCGAGGGCGGACCGTACGTGATCTCGTCGGCGCTGCGCACGCTGCAGGTGCTGCGGGCGTTCGCGGAGCCGCCGTACCGGCTGGGCCTGACGGAGGTGATGGCGCGGCTGGGGCTGGAGAGGAACCAGGCCTACCGCTCGCTGAAGACGCTCGAGGCCGCCGGCTTCCTCGCGGCCACCGACGACGCGCGGTTCACGCTGGGCCCCGCCGCGGCCGAGCTCCAGTTCGCCGCCACGCGCAGCGCCGGCGCGTCCCTCACGGAGGTCGCGGCGCCGCTGATGGACCGCCTCAGCGAGGAGACCGGCGAGACCGTCCACCTGTTCATGCGCGCGGGCGACCGCGCCCTCTGCGTCGACAAGCGCGACAGCACCCAGAGCGTGAGGCTCGTGTCCGTGCTGGGACGCTCGTTCCCCCTGCACGCCGGCGCCGTGCCCAAGGCGATGCTGGCGCACCTGCCGGAGCGCGAGCGCGAGGCGGTCCTCGACAGGCTCGGCGAGCTGCCGCGCTACACGGACAAGACCATCGTCGACCGCGGCCGCCTGGAGGCGGTCCTCGCCCGGGTCAGGGCCCAGGGCTACGCGGTCTCCGACGAGGACTTCGACTCGGCCGCCAGGGGGGTCGGCGCCGCCGTCTTCGGGGAGGACGGTGAGGTCGTCGGCGGCATCAGCGTAGGGGGACCGTCGTACAGGGTGGGCGACGAAGCCCTTGCCCGCTTCGCTCGACTCGTTCGCGCCGCCGCCGAGGAGATCAGCAGGCGTCTGGCGCTGGCGGGAAAGCTCTAG
- a CDS encoding pentapeptide repeat-containing protein yields the protein MTTLSADEPRRFTDERFSGLTPTDLDLAGAILVGCEFVDCDLSEASLRGAQLADCGFEGCEMPMVDLTDAVLQSVELETCRLTGVTFGAVRRLPIVPEAKLRGCDLSFAGFWKLDLTAWSFEGCRLAEAEFVRCELRGVSFAGADLTRCTFQRCDLTEADLRGARGYVISPLDNGLRGMRVSLPEALGLLAAVGVEVE from the coding sequence GTGACGACGCTGAGCGCGGACGAGCCGCGCCGCTTCACCGACGAGCGCTTCTCGGGCCTGACGCCCACCGACCTCGACCTCGCCGGCGCGATCCTCGTGGGCTGCGAGTTCGTCGACTGCGACCTCAGCGAGGCGTCGCTGCGGGGCGCGCAGCTCGCCGACTGCGGGTTCGAGGGCTGCGAGATGCCGATGGTCGACCTCACCGACGCCGTCCTCCAGTCGGTCGAGCTCGAGACCTGCCGCCTCACCGGCGTCACGTTCGGCGCGGTGCGTCGCCTGCCCATCGTGCCGGAGGCGAAGCTGCGCGGCTGCGACCTCAGTTTCGCCGGCTTCTGGAAGCTGGACCTCACGGCGTGGAGCTTCGAGGGTTGCCGCCTCGCCGAGGCCGAGTTCGTGCGCTGCGAGCTGAGGGGAGTGTCGTTCGCCGGCGCCGACCTCACGCGCTGCACCTTCCAGCGCTGCGACCTCACCGAGGCCGACCTGCGCGGCGCCCGCGGCTACGTGATCTCGCCCCTGGACAACGGCCTCCGCGGCATGCGCGTCTCGCTCCCGGAGGCACTGGGGCTGCTGGCGGCGGTCGGGGTGGAGGTGGAGTAG
- a CDS encoding OmpH family outer membrane protein: MRRVVPVLFVLFASLAASALAQPLAAVGYVDSQYLLSLHPSYQQLVDRREMANAEISQVAATVQELQAKQQAGQALTPEEEERLQASIATLQALQQRYDQELQDLAQPAIEAVNAAIAQVAADLGIGVVFDANAARESGLIVYAAPGNDITPMVEEVLRAGF; the protein is encoded by the coding sequence ATGAGAAGAGTCGTCCCGGTCCTGTTCGTCCTGTTCGCCTCGCTGGCCGCCAGCGCGCTCGCGCAGCCGCTGGCCGCCGTCGGCTACGTCGACAGCCAGTACCTGCTGTCCCTGCACCCCTCCTACCAGCAGCTCGTCGACAGGCGCGAGATGGCCAACGCCGAGATCAGCCAGGTGGCCGCCACGGTGCAGGAGCTGCAGGCCAAGCAGCAGGCCGGCCAGGCGCTCACGCCCGAGGAGGAGGAGAGGCTGCAGGCGAGCATCGCGACGCTCCAGGCGCTGCAGCAGCGCTACGACCAGGAGCTGCAGGACCTGGCTCAGCCGGCGATAGAGGCCGTGAACGCCGCCATCGCCCAGGTCGCCGCCGATCTCGGCATCGGCGTCGTCTTCGACGCGAACGCGGCGCGGGAGAGCGGCCTCATCGTCTACGCGGCGCCGGGCAACGACATCACGCCGATGGTCGAGGAGGTGCTGCGGGCGGGGTTCTGA